From the genome of Anopheles moucheti chromosome 3, idAnoMoucSN_F20_07, whole genome shotgun sequence, one region includes:
- the LOC128302360 gene encoding uncharacterized protein LOC128302360, with the protein MGVRHLQTFMDRKVRNGKYTVRMDREIRNAKNVTEKPLVVIDLMALFGLFCSDIRGLLCGSQVKLVERLAGMFFERLTDAGAELVFFYDGNVQTNKYDTWITRQNNKYDLMIEILDAIDAREPLEKVAAKYERNMPSNTCLKLRRVAKQHGKVIVSTELECDQALAIYATKHNALAVITHDTDFLIFAGNWQLWHANRINPTTLVAEAFNRQALLQTLGLQWQQMAIWATLAGTDFFKYDEVEPFLNDLGSHHQKFTKLAEYVRRLPITKQLDAGTVHSILERVYRNRRLPTEAFEWFQQSVAFYQIEPSSTVRVREDPFSFLLQVDQHFVHTVLTGVPFNCTLFFFDYRSTEFGNYYEIIEPLIARIGGILLYHLQQDRQHITVVVKRNHHEPLSFITVPVIFPSTLTPPQIKDLVSTDANLMTSLLQRKLQLLRWVCSDDLIDHEEFNSIPSSFLLTVLVLYRLRQYGAIRMFEADLLLLIAHQVTMELFDPAKELYPKRLISRAFRLGFLFQKVYSHFERIAKALGLPEEYRPTAPYDGLRFHNHYRVWTSMRIEPHHIETIADWRLYKHIKK; encoded by the exons ATGGGAGTTCGGCATCTACAAACGTTTATGGATAGAAAAGTAAGGAACGGCAAGTACACGGTTCGAATGGATCGGGAAATTAG GAATGCGAAGAATGTCACGGAGAAACCTTTAGTCGTGATCGACCTTATGGCattgtttggtttattttgctCCGACATACGCGGTCTGTTGTGTGGTAGCCAGGTAAAATTAGTGGAGCGTTTGGCCGGTATGTTTTTCGAGCGCTTGACCGATGCGGGCGCCGAGTTGGTGTTTTTCTACGATGGTAATGTGCAAACGAACAAGTATGATACTTGGATCACTCGTCAAAATAACAAGTACGACCTCATGATCGAAATTCTGGACGCAATCGATGCACGTGAGCCATTGGAGAAGGTAGCGGCAAAGTATGAACGCAACATGCCTTCCAACACTTGCCTTAAGTTACGTCGAGTTGCTAAGCAGCACGGTAAGGTAATCGTTTCGACCGAGCTGGAGTGTGATCAGGCGCTGGCTATTTACGCGACAAAACATAACGCACTAGCGGTTATAACGCATGATAcggattttttaattttcgcGGGAAACTGGCAACTATGGCATGCGAATCGAATTAATCCAACTACTTTAGTCGCAGAAGCGTTCAACAGGCAGGCTCTATTGCAAACGCTTGGTTTGCAATGGCAACAAATGGCGATATGGGCAACATTAGCCGGAACTGATTTCTTCAAATATGACGAAGTGGAACCTTTCCTGAATGATCTTGGTTCACATCATCAGAAGTTTACGAAACTGGCGGAGTATGTGCGCAGGTTGCCGATAACGAAACAGCTGGATGCGGGCACGGTACATTCCATTCTGGAACGGGTGTACAGAAACAGACGTCTACCAACGGAGGCTTTCGAATGGTTTCAGCAAAGTGTAGCATTTTATCAAATC GAACCTTCGAGCACAGTTCGCGTACGCGAAgatccattttcatttttgttgcaAGTAGATCAGCATTTTGTGCACACAGTATTAACTGGAGTACCGTTCAATTGTACTCTCTTTTTCTTTGACTACCGCTCGACGGAGTTTGGAAATTACTATGAGATTATCGAACCGCTCATTGCGCGTATTGGGGGCATTCTGCTATACCACCTCCAGCAGGATCGCCAACATATAACGGTGGTTGTAAAGCGAAACCATCACGAACCGCTCAGCTTCATTACCGTGCCGGTCATATTCCCGAGTACCCTAACGCCGCCTCAGATAAAAGATCTAGTATCAACGGATGCAAATTTGATGACCTCTCTACTGCAACGcaagctgcagctgctgcgtTGGGTTTGTTCGGATGATTTAATTGACCACGAGGAATTCAATTCTATCCCTTCGTCGTTTTTGCTAACTGTGTTGGTACTGTACAGGCTGCGTCAGTACGGAGCAATACGTATGTTTGAAGCAGATTTGCTTCTTTTGATTGCACATCAGGTTACGATGGAGTTGTTCGATCCAGCGAAAGAACTGTACCCGAAACGGTTAATATCTCGAGCCTTCCGATtagggtttttgtttcagaaAGTATACTCCCATTTCGAACGGATTGCCAAAGCGCTTGGCCTGCCGGAAGAGTACCGCCCTACGGCACCATATGACGGACTTCGATTTCATAATCACTACCGAGTGTGGACTAGTATGCGCATTGAGCCACATCACATTGAAACGATCGCAGATTGGCGTTTGTATAagcatataaaaaaataa